From the Flavimarina sp. Hel_I_48 genome, one window contains:
- the miaB gene encoding tRNA (N6-isopentenyl adenosine(37)-C2)-methylthiotransferase MiaB, translating to MEKVIDEQKQGEALVLEGAQANTKKLFIESYGCQMNFSDSEIVASILAKEGFNTTQSLQEADLVLVNTCSIRDKAEQTVRKRLEKYNAVKQTNPKMKVGVLGCMAERLKSKFLEEEKIVDLVVGPDAYKDLPNLIREVEEGRDAINVILSKEETYGDISPVRLQSNGVSAFVSITRGCDNMCTFCVVPFTRGRERSRDPQSIIEEVNDLAARGFKEITLLGQNVDSYLWYGGGLKKDFEKASVMQQATSVSFSNLLALVAEAQPKMRIRFSTSNPQDMTLDVIHTMAKYPNICDYIHLPVQSGSDRILKKMNRLHTREEYFTLIDNIRKIIPNCAISQDMMTGFPTETEEDHQDTLSLMEYVKYDFGFMFAYSERPGTMAARKFEDDIPLAVKKRRLAEVIALQLEHSYHNTKKMVGQTIEILIEKESKKSDAEWSGRNSQNTVAVFPKQHYKVGDFVMVKIDSCTKSTLIGEAVGYSQSPQPPKGV from the coding sequence ATGGAGAAGGTTATTGATGAACAAAAACAAGGAGAAGCCCTCGTACTGGAAGGTGCTCAGGCAAATACCAAAAAACTTTTCATTGAAAGTTATGGTTGCCAGATGAATTTTAGCGACAGTGAGATCGTTGCTTCCATACTGGCAAAAGAAGGTTTTAACACCACCCAGAGTCTTCAGGAAGCAGATCTTGTATTAGTAAACACCTGTTCCATTCGCGATAAGGCAGAGCAAACGGTGCGCAAACGCCTGGAAAAGTACAATGCCGTAAAACAGACCAACCCAAAAATGAAAGTCGGTGTGCTGGGTTGCATGGCCGAACGTCTTAAAAGCAAGTTTCTCGAAGAAGAGAAAATCGTAGATCTCGTTGTAGGTCCAGATGCCTATAAGGATCTGCCTAATCTCATTCGCGAAGTTGAAGAAGGCCGCGATGCCATCAATGTGATTTTATCAAAAGAAGAAACCTACGGTGACATTTCACCTGTGCGCCTACAAAGCAACGGCGTTTCCGCATTTGTGAGCATCACGCGTGGTTGCGATAATATGTGCACGTTTTGCGTGGTGCCTTTCACCCGTGGAAGGGAACGCAGCCGCGATCCACAGAGTATCATTGAAGAAGTAAACGATCTTGCCGCACGCGGATTTAAGGAAATTACCTTACTGGGTCAAAACGTGGATAGTTATTTATGGTACGGCGGCGGACTCAAAAAAGATTTTGAAAAAGCTTCTGTTATGCAGCAGGCTACATCGGTCAGTTTTTCCAATTTACTGGCGCTTGTTGCAGAGGCCCAGCCTAAGATGCGCATTCGGTTTTCCACTTCAAATCCACAGGATATGACGCTTGATGTGATACACACCATGGCAAAATATCCTAATATTTGCGACTACATTCACCTACCGGTACAAAGCGGCAGCGACCGTATTTTAAAGAAAATGAACCGTCTGCATACCCGGGAAGAATATTTCACCCTAATAGATAACATACGCAAGATCATACCTAATTGTGCGATCTCGCAGGACATGATGACCGGCTTTCCCACAGAAACCGAAGAAGATCACCAGGATACCCTCAGCTTAATGGAATACGTTAAATATGACTTCGGGTTTATGTTTGCCTATAGCGAAAGACCGGGCACCATGGCCGCAAGGAAGTTTGAAGACGATATTCCGCTTGCGGTAAAAAAACGCCGTCTGGCGGAAGTAATTGCGCTACAGCTGGAACATTCATACCACAACACTAAAAAAATGGTGGGCCAGACCATCGAAATTCTTATTGAAAAAGAATCTAAAAAGAGCGATGCCGAATGGAGCGGAAGAAATTCACAGAATACGGTGGCCGTATTTCCCAAGCAACATTATAAAGTAGGCGATTTTGTCATGGTGAAAATAGACAGCTGCACAAAATCTACGCTAATTGGTGAGGCAGTGGGCTATTCCCAATCCCCCCAACCTCCAAAGGGGGTGTAA
- a CDS encoding sigma-54 interaction domain-containing protein — protein MESVQATKQRFGIIGDDPKLNRSVEKAIQVAPTDISVLVTGESGVGKESIPRIIHSLSHRKHNKYIAVNCGAIPEGTIDSELFGHEKGAFTGATASRSGYFEEADGGTIFLDEVGELPLPTQVRLLRVLENGEFLRVGSSKTQKTDVRIVAATNVNMFEAIKKDKFREDLYYRLSTVEIHLPPLRDRKDDIHLLFRKFASDFANKYKMPTIRLEDNAIQLLLKYRWGGNIRQLRNIAEQISVLEQERVIGFEKLRGYLPDAGSNLPAVVKPKSGESDFSSEREILYKVLFDMKGDLNDLKKLTLKLMEKGTSEAVKEENKTLINKIYSEDPEDEFESAEDITEVLQIPQESKQQENGSDKYSFAEDVEEEETLSLQEKELELIMKSLERHSGKRKLAAKELGISERTLYRKIKQYDL, from the coding sequence ATGGAAAGCGTACAAGCAACCAAACAGCGCTTTGGCATTATAGGCGACGACCCTAAACTTAACCGTTCTGTCGAAAAAGCCATTCAGGTGGCACCTACTGATATCTCTGTTCTCGTTACCGGTGAAAGCGGTGTGGGTAAAGAAAGCATCCCACGAATTATCCATTCCCTTTCCCATAGAAAGCATAATAAATACATTGCCGTTAACTGTGGTGCCATCCCAGAAGGAACCATAGACAGTGAACTTTTTGGTCACGAAAAGGGGGCTTTTACAGGAGCGACAGCTTCCCGTAGCGGTTATTTTGAAGAAGCCGATGGCGGGACCATTTTTCTGGATGAAGTAGGTGAATTACCGTTACCTACGCAAGTCCGGCTTTTGCGGGTACTTGAAAATGGCGAATTTTTACGTGTGGGTTCCTCAAAAACCCAGAAAACCGATGTGCGCATTGTCGCCGCGACAAACGTAAACATGTTTGAAGCCATAAAAAAAGACAAATTTCGGGAAGATCTCTATTATAGGTTGAGCACTGTGGAAATTCACCTTCCGCCGCTGCGCGATAGAAAAGACGATATTCACCTGCTTTTCCGCAAATTTGCCTCAGATTTTGCCAATAAGTACAAAATGCCCACCATTCGGCTGGAAGATAACGCGATACAATTATTGTTAAAATACCGCTGGGGCGGAAACATTAGGCAGTTGCGCAATATTGCAGAACAAATTTCAGTTCTGGAACAGGAACGCGTCATAGGATTTGAAAAATTGCGCGGCTATTTACCTGACGCGGGATCAAATTTACCCGCAGTGGTAAAACCGAAATCAGGTGAAAGTGATTTCAGCAGTGAACGTGAGATTTTATACAAAGTTCTTTTTGACATGAAGGGTGACCTCAATGATCTTAAAAAGCTCACGCTTAAACTGATGGAAAAAGGTACAAGTGAAGCGGTAAAAGAAGAAAACAAAACGCTTATCAATAAAATTTACAGTGAAGATCCTGAAGACGAGTTTGAAAGCGCAGAAGATATAACGGAAGTGCTGCAGATCCCGCAAGAATCAAAACAGCAGGAAAATGGAAGCGATAAATATTCCTTTGCCGAAGATGTAGAAGAAGAGGAAACCTTATCGCTACAGGAAAAAGAACTTGAACTGATCATGAAGTCCCTGGAGCGCCACAGTGGTAAACGCAAACTTGCCGCAAAAGAATTGGGCATCAGCGAGCGTACCCTATATAGAAAGATCAAACAGTACGACCTGTAA
- a CDS encoding LptE family protein, with the protein MGCLLLMVGCKFYSLSGISIPAGTETFQVNYFQNNAPLVEPGIERTFTFALQDLIQNQSSLTLAPNGGDLIYEGEIVDYYIAPQTATSDNVAAQNRLTIAINVRFVNTKVEDGSKDFTKRYSFFVDRPASEQFVGGGLDDALAEIFERITQDIFNDSLADW; encoded by the coding sequence ATGGGCTGTCTACTTCTGATGGTAGGCTGTAAATTTTATTCCCTGAGCGGTATTAGTATTCCCGCAGGAACGGAAACCTTTCAGGTAAACTATTTTCAAAACAATGCGCCGCTGGTAGAACCCGGCATAGAGCGTACGTTTACTTTTGCACTTCAGGATCTTATTCAAAATCAAAGCAGCCTAACCCTGGCGCCAAATGGAGGCGACCTTATTTACGAAGGGGAGATCGTAGATTATTATATTGCCCCACAAACTGCGACTTCAGATAATGTCGCTGCCCAGAACAGGCTTACCATTGCGATAAATGTGCGGTTTGTGAATACTAAGGTTGAAGATGGGAGCAAGGATTTTACCAAGCGTTATTCTTTCTTTGTTGACCGCCCGGCAAGCGAACAGTTTGTAGGTGGGGGCCTGGATGATGCGCTCGCAGAAATTTTTGAACGTATTACCCA